In Acropora muricata isolate sample 2 chromosome 11, ASM3666990v1, whole genome shotgun sequence, one DNA window encodes the following:
- the LOC136891113 gene encoding histone-lysine N-methyltransferase PRDM9-like codes for MDKSLSEYELLRLRNIKTKHEFMKSLGLPVPAIPAGLPCCTRKLTTKKHKTLLTEDQDSEISSECSDDSDDDWVPGSEEARKRKKMNKRFIPDFRPKPQVVPDSQRQRKEDDPEDSNSSAFDELGRLGEQIFLSPSTMTTNQTENQRARLKRAKRKDTQRIHYATRDKKHCYCEAEVPDDDHYIFCEDCRDLYYGDCPKHGPLQVIEDKDVENSCGASAAIASTPDVLEIDQSSIPGAGLGVFSAAFIPERARFGPYKGEKVVWENMTDKTDTSYFWEVMKDGKFSHFVDGHDESNSNWMRFVNCPRSEDEQNLVAFQYRGKIYYRTYKAISPGKELLVWYGEGYARELGIEIDDSQEDGVQIHSNGNELTCEVCQSMFTSHNFLQRHRRVCLSRKVYRTWDCDSCSKKFSSLSFLKAHVCSVEDDKRVQPDKEPKNMNSHIIVADTKLHSKKGETRYQSEKCKVFNHSGALTKHLRTHTGEKPYQCTQCNKAFNNSSKLTSHLRTHTGEKPYQCTQCNKAFNNSSNLTTHLRTHTGEKPYQCTQCNQAFNQSGHLTNHLRTHTGEKPYQCTQCNKAFNHSGTLTTHLRTHTGEKPYQCTQCNKAFTQFGSLTTHLRTHTGEKPYQCTQCNKAFNHSGTLTKHLRTHTGEKPYQCTQCNEAFNRSDQLTKHLRTHPGKECS; via the exons ATGGACAAGTCTTTGTCAGAGTATGAACTCTTACGACTTAGAaatatcaagacaaaacatGAATTCATGAAAAGTTTAG GTCTCCCTGTTCCCGCAATCCCAGCCGGGCTTCCGTGTTGCACTCGTAAACTCACCACCAAAAAGCATAAGACTCTACTCACCGAGGATCAGGACAGTGAAATTTCAAGTGAGTGCAGCGACGATAGCGATGACGATTGGGTACCAGGATCAGAAGAAGCTAGGAAACGAAAGAAGATGAATAAGAGATTCATTCCAG ACTTTCGCCCCAAACCACAAGTTGTCCCTGATAGTCAAAGGCAAAGAAAG GAAGACGATCCTGAAGATTCTAATTCAAGTGCATTTGATGAACTGGGCCGATTAGGAGAACAGATTTTCCTTTCCCCATCAACCATGACGACAAATCAGACTGAAAACCAAAGAGCAAGGCTAAAGAGGGCTAAAAGAAAGGATACGCAGCGTATTCATTATGCTACTCGGGACAAAAAACATTGTTATTGTGAAGCTGAAGTTCCAGATGACGACCATTACATCT TTTGTGAGGATTGCCGTGACCTCTATTACGGTGACTGCCCAAAACACGGACCTTTGCAGGTTATAGAGGACAAGGACGTGGAAAACTCTTGTGGCGCCTCAGCAGCAATAGCATCTACGCCAGACGTTTTAGAAATTGACCAGTCCTCAATTCCTGGGGCTGGTTTAGGTGTGTTCAGTGCGGCCTTTATTCCTGAAAGAGCACGATTTGGACCATATAAGGGAGAGAAAGTTGTGTGGGAGAACATGACGGACAAAACAGATACAAGTTACTTTTGGGAG GTCATGAAAGATGGAAAATTTAGCCATTTTGTGGATGGACACGATGAATCCAATAGTAATTGGATGCGTTTCGTGAATTGCCCGCGCTCTGAGGACGAGCAAAACCTGGTAGCCTTTCAGTATAGAGGAAAGATTTACTACCGCACCTATAAAGCCATCAGTCCAGGGAAAGAATTGCTTGTGTGGTATGGTGAGGGCTATGCCAGAGAGTTGGGCATAGAAATTGACGACAGCCAAGAGGATGGTGTTCAAATTCACTCAAATG GTAATGAGCTCACCTGTGAAGTCTGTCAAAGTATGTTTACTTCGCACAATTTTCTTCAAAGACACAGGCGTGTCTGCTTGTCCCGAAAAGTCTACAGAACATGGGACTGTGATTCGTGCAGCAAGAAATTCTCTTCTTTGAGCTTTCTCAAAGCACATGTATGTTCTGTTGAAGATGACAAGAGAGTCCAGCCAGACAAAGAGCCAAAAAACATGAACAGTCATATTATTGTTGCCGACACGAAACTTCACTCTAAGAAAGGCGAAACGCGGTATCAAAGTGAAAAATGCAAAGTGTTTAACCATTCTGGTGCTCTGACCAAGCACCTCCGAACTCACACAGGTGAAAAGCCATATCAGTGTACACAATGTAACAAGGCGTTTAACAATTCTAGTAAATTGACCTCGCACCTCCGAACTCACACAGGTGAAAAGCCATATCAGTGCACACAATGTAACAAGGCGTTTAACAATTCTAGTAATCTGACCACGCACCTCCGAACTCACACAGGTGAAAAGCCATATCAGTGTACACAATGTAACCAGGCATTTAACCAGTCTGGACATCTGACCAATCACCTCCGAACTCACACAGGTGAAAAGCCATATCAGTGTACACAATGTAACAAGGCGTTTAACCATTCTGGTACTCTGACCACGCACCTCCGAACTCACACAGGTGAAAAGCCATATCAGTGTACACAATGTAACAAGGCGTTTACACAGTTTGGTAGTCTGACCACGCACCTCCGAACTCACACAGGTGAAAAGCCATATCAGTGTACACAATGTAACAAGGCGTTTAACCATTCTGGTACTCTGACCAAGCACCTCCGAACTCACACAGGTGAAAAGCCATATCAGTGTACACAATGTAACGAGGCGTTTAACCGGTCTGATCAATTGACAAAGCACCTCCGTACCCATCCAGGTAAGGAGTGTTCATAA